From a single Paramisgurnus dabryanus chromosome 17, PD_genome_1.1, whole genome shotgun sequence genomic region:
- the nkx2.2a gene encoding homeobox protein Nkx-2.2a — translation MSLTNTKTGFSVKDILDLPDTNDEEGSITGNEEDTEGSEATKTPGVLVQSPLENVQNLPLKNPFYDSSDNPYTRWLATTDSIQYSLHGLSANSQDSSAKSPEPSADESPDNDKETSSNGSDSGKKRKRRVLFSKAQTYELERRFRQQRYLSAPEREHLASLIRLTPTQVKIWFQNHRYKMKRARAEKGMEVTHLPSPRRVAVPVLVRDGKPCHTLKAQDLAATFQAGIPFSAYSAQSLQHMQYNAHYSAATTPQFPTTHHLVQTQQWTW, via the exons ATGTCGTTGACCAACACAAAGACGGGCTTTTCAGTGAAGGACATTTTGGACCTCCCTGACACTAACGATGAAGAAGGATCTATCACCGGGAACGAGGAAGATACGGAGGGTTCGGAGGCGACCAAAACGCCTGGAGTGTTAGTGCAAAGTCCTTTAGAGAATGTTCAAAATCTTCCTTTAAAGAATCCTTTCTACGATAGTAGCGACAATCCTTATACCAGATGGCTCGCAACTACGGACAGCATCCAATACTCTT TGCACGGTTTATCAGCAAACTCTCAAGACTCGTCTGCAAAATCCCCGGAACCTTCTGCAGATGAATCGCCGGACAACGACAAGGAAACTTCAAGCAACGGCAGTGACTCTGGTAAGAAGCGCAAAAGGAGGGTGCTCTTCTCCAAGGCGCAAACTTACGAACTCGAGCGCCGGTTTAGGCAACAGAGATATCTGTCAGCGCCAGAGAGGGAGCATCTCGCTAGTTTGATTCGTCTGACGCCGACCCAAGTGAAAATCTGGTTCCAGAACCACCGGTACAAAATGAAGAGAGCCCGGGCCGAGAAAGGTATGGAAGTGACCCATCTCCCTTCTCCTAGGCGGGTGGCCGTGCCTGTTTTAGTAAGGGATGGCAAACCCTGTCATACGCTAAAAGCTCAGGACTTGGCAGCCACTTTTCAGGCAGGAATACCGTTCTCCGCTTATAGCGCCCAATCTCTCCAGCACATGCAATATAACGCGCATTACAGCGCCGCCACCACACCACAGTTTCCCACAACACACCACCTGGTGCAAACGCAACAGTGGACTTGGTGA